The window cattctaaaaagaaacataagatagacaccagcaacagtcactggaagtactgtgctgagagtggacagggccagttactctccccctgctaaataaagagaatcaccacggtaaaaggtgcctcttttcccagttagcaggggagacagAAGGTGCCTAAAACTTCCTTGGACtggtttctgttttttgtttgtgcGAGACTGTGAAAGCTCCTGAGTTTCACAGGGCTCTTCATCAATCATAATACTATGAAAACGAGACAGCTTGCATGATTCAATTAGAATGAGCCACAAGCAGGACAGCCTCAAATCTTCAGGCACTTGAGCCAGAGCACCaaaagccccccgccccccatcgcCATTACCCAGAGCCACAACATGGTAGTCCTTTGCACTAGTCAGCAAGGAGGACCAGGCGCCTCTCCTCAGTCTTCTGCACTGGATTTGGAACCCAAGACTGGATCGAGCAGAATGAGAAACAGAGGAGATGGCTGGGCTAAGGTAAGTCCGATATGAACCCAGTTCACAGTACATGGGAGGTGCTGGGTTTTGTGtgagcaaagtgccaaggaagctactactccagttacagagtgcagagtttagttgttgcagctatgtaaagaacatgcatggagatcactgcagaGTCTAAACGAAATcaatgtattggtgaagtacatttgagataggaaagccCTCTCCTATCAGCTACATAcggaggcgattctcatgatcaatggaaagcggGTAAGGGAGGTCcccaaagcgggtcacctgcttacctacccctccccttagcccaggttagctgagcgagtgctccactaacccgggttttgtggtcgtgtattgccatggcgcggctccgcaccatggcaacacatgaggagacccctggctgggaggctgcaagcagcctcccaggctcaagggtctctccagcatgccccccgTGCTTGCgccgggcatcctggaacttccaggggccacatggcccctgatccccacagctcccgctggttctgtgatggagcctgcagtcgtgtgggtggccgatcggGCCGCTCAGGGCAACAGCAGTGCTCgtctgagcccgctctccccgcaaacctcattttggtgagtctcaccgatcatgagactcacctcaaagaataggtagggagagagatagagatgttTCCAGCCTCTCTCtaggaggactgactcactacaggaggactgactcactgcaggacatacctgaggagtcaaagcaggggtcacagagtagaggcaagcagggacaggtaaggagaccctcactagctacctctacttccaatgctcctagtggtcattaggatagttgttgcaaaaggtcaatgcacaggaactccatctccaacaggaggAAGACTGAGTAGACCCTCACAGAGGTATTATTTTGCTGATTCACCATGTTGTCGCCATATGGATGCCACTCAGAGTGACCTCCAGCTTGTTTGATGACTGGATACAACCAAATTCACTGCACCTGGGGAGGAGGCCTAGGAAACCCTCATGggagaattttttattttatttttgctgatcccccatgttgtttcaagatggtggccattcaAAGTACAGGCAACACCCCTTTGTAGCTCATGTCCTGACATTTGGATCCAAAGTAGGTCCAGGTAGGAGTTGCAAGAGAAGCAGAAAGTAGGCATAGCCATTACTTCTACTGAGGACTCTTGCCTATGACGGTTTCTTTTGTAGATGCTCCTTTCATGGTTTTGCTGGGAACTAGAATCTGTGACTGATGAATATGTTCATAATGGCACAAGCCAGCAGAAGCTTCTCCTTTGCAACCTTTCACTGATGTGCAAGGGAGCAGAGCAAGTACTGCAGCATAAATAACTAACCACCGGGCAGGACTGACCAGATTTCATAAACAGAGGAGGCAATCACAAAAGTACACTCAGCTGAGACACAGGAAGTGGCATTTCTAATTTTGAATTCACAGAATTTAATCCACCTGACTGAGGGAACATGCTTACATTAGGAGAAAGAACCAGACGTATTGCACAGGATCACAGGGAGGTCAGTCAGTGGATTCAGTCCACTGTCAGTGGATTCATTCCGGTCAGTCCGGAGCTGTCATCTGAATCAGACATtttcctggaggaagaggaggagagggaggaggagggggaggagacccCTTGTTTAATACTTGTACTTACTCCTGTGATGGTTGTTGAGAGAGAGTTTGTCCTTTAACAGCCACCCTGTGACCATTATGTTCACTTTGCAGGTAaggaactgaggctgagagattgTGACTTGGTCCAGGATTAACAAACAACCCTGTTGACACCACCAAGACTGAGACCCTGAATCAGAGGCTTATTGTATTCATCTTCTTGTATCGCTGATGGAGGCTGAAGATGAAAATGCCACCAGGTGAATCTAAGACTGAACTAAGGTTTGAATGGAAAACTTCCCAGATCACATTTCGAATCTGAGAAGGTTTTCCAGATTCAGCTCCGGGTGCACTACTCTGGCTTTGGAAATTGCCCACATGCAGAATGCATAAAATTCAAGACTGACTTTGAGATCACCAAGGTGTGATATTTGGCCAGTGCAAGCTAAAACTGGAAGAAGTCTGAAGAAATATTCTCTCTttaatgactgtgttttggaaaACTTCAGCCCTGGTTCAACTTTTCAGGTGGGGCATTTACTCGTTGTTCAGAACGATGATGGATGCCTTACAGAACATTTATTGCCACATCTTGGATCCACGTGGATGATTCCTTAGTCTTATTGTACTTGTTGGTCCTTGTTGGATGATGTCGGCCATCAACAGGTTCAATGACAGCATTGTGAAGACCCACCACTCCTTTATCCTAACCGGCATTCCAGGGATGGAGGAGCACAACTCTTGGATGGCCTTTCCGCTGGGGCTGCTCTACGTCCTGACTCTCCTGGGAAACATCACAATCCTCTTTGTCATCAAGACTGAGCAAAGCCTCCATGAGCCCATGTACATCTTCCTCTCCATCCTGGCCTGCTCAGATCTGGGGCTTGCTATGACCACCATGCCAACCATGTTGAGTGTTTATTGGTTTGACTCCAAGCAAATTTCATTCAACACCTGTATTACCCAGATGTTCTTCATCCATTCTTTTCAATGGATAGAGTCCGGCATCCTTGTGGCCATGGCCTTTGACCGCTTCATCGCCATATGTTATCCCCTGCGATACACCACACTTCTTCCAAACTCCGCTATTGGAAAAATAGGAATAGCTGTTTTGTTCAGAGGCTGTGCTATCTGCTTCCCAGCTCCCTTCCTTATTAAACGGCTGCCCTTCTGCAGATCCAACGTGCTCTCTCATTCCTATTGTCTCCACCAGGATGCAATGAAGTTGGCCTGTGCAGACACCAAAGTCAACATGCTGTATGGTTTGATTGTGGTCATTTGCACATTGGGGTTGGATATTGTGATCATTCTTGTGTCGTATGTCCTGATCCTGAAGATGGTTCTAAGCATCGCCTCCCACAAAGAGCGCCTCAAGGCTCTGAACACCTGTGTCTCCCACATCTGCGCCATCTTGATTTTCTATGTTCCAATGATTGGTGTCACTATGGTGCACCGATTTGGAAGACACCTCTCTCCCATCTGTCATATGATGCTGGCCAACATCTACATTGTGGTCCCACCAGTTCTTAATCCCATTGTGTATAGTGTGAAAACCCAGCAGATTCGACGAAGGATATACAACATTTTCCATGGAAGGAGAACCAGGATTTTCCATCCTAAGTAAAATGCAAGGATAATTGGACTATAATGTGTTTcggtgggctgggggtggggccttAAGAAGCAgccagaaacaaaataaaaatatttagtcAGGGTCAGTTGTCAAATGTGATAATTATGACTTTCAAATAAATATGCTCCACATTGAAAAAATAACTTAATATAAATATTTCCAGGCTTGAAAAATTCTAGAGCTTTCCTAACAGTTTAGATGTTTTCTGCTCAATCTTTTGATTTCAACCAATCTGAAAAATGCTTCCATCAATACTACTGTTATTTTGGAGGAATCTATGTTGCTTTCTCAATAACAAATATATTTAAGTAAGCAATTGTTATTTTTCTGAAAACCAAtgatttttaaatacaaatatCTCTATTTTCAGAAATGATATTTTGAGGGGGAAAGCCTATACAGACAGGCACACAAAGTTATATATGGCAATCTACATCAACATTATATATTAGTGGTATTATTTGAATTATGAGGACACCTCCAGTCTCTTTGAGAAAAAGTTGGGCAAGCTTTGTCCAAAGAgccattttattgtaaactgccctggaacttttgttgaaaagcgttatttaaatattcttcatatttgAATTTTCCAGTTACAGTCCAGGCCTTTGTTGGTCTAGCTCTCTTTGCAACTCTTAGCCGTAATTGTCATGGGCGCTagcacctccccctcccccctccaaaagtAACATTCTCACAATGCCTACTCAAGTCACACTGAGCTGCATAGGGATGTGGACGGAACTGGCTGGctcagttcggtctggcaccccttaaTCCCCCCCATTCTGGTCTGGAGGGGAtcatgttctcccccccccccattaaaaagaattctccaaaatggccaccatgctgagccagccaaacaggccggtttgggctgcattgaggctggcggggggagggggaacctccacgggaacccgccccccccacacacacaccttcaacaactcccccggagggggtaagtgccttAAAAAAGATTtacgagaagaagaaaaaagataaCAAACTCctgaacagttggggggtgttcggtccgaaGTCGAGCTGGTTTGACGTCGAACTGGCTCtatgttgagccagtttgcacatccctagtgctgcaCTGCCCAAAGACACCCTAAGGCTGTTCCCAAGAGCCGCCTAGCTCAGGCTCAGGAGCCTTCTTAGGACTGGGACCTTAGAAGCATCTGTTCTCAGCTGCAaagtctcatagtgaccactgggggtggtgGCTTTTGGGTGATGGATGGAAAGTGCAGGGCTCCTCGCCTCTTTATTCTCACAGAGTCTGtactctccattttgtctctcccagGCATGGTgcttgctctctcgctctctctctctctccagccatcatgagcagcagcaaaaataagCCACAGGCTCTTTCTAtttgtttgtaacttttaaataaatccttgttgttcttcacactgcaagaactgtctccagacctcttgcttggctgactttgctctgctaatgggagctgAACTGCCGTTCTTCTCCGCCAAGCTTAGCCTGGGCTGGGGTGCTCGTGTGATGTGCTGGGATTGCTCCTGGGATCTCACAGCCTAACTCGACTCTGACTCCTGGCTTCAAGCCGGCTGCTGCTGGGATCGTCTGTCTCCTcctgctgcaggcagcccaagcggACACAGTGGCCGGCACCTAGTGTGCCTGTCTCAcggaggaaccccccccccaaggccctGCACTCATCACATGCTGCATTGTAGCGtccctggaggccaggacgtGGATTGTGTGGCCATGCCCAAAGAGCAGGACTGCAGTcaccgggggggggcagcttgtCTCCAAGCTTTGAATGAAAGAGTGGCAGATCGGAGAGCTTTTGAAATCCATTGATATGCGGCTCCCTCCCTGTTCAGTCTTAAAtgcttcagaggcatgatgcttctcaatgccagttgcaaggggcaacagcaggagagagggcctgccctcagctcttgcctgtgggcttcccagaggcgtctggtgggccactgcaggatgcttgaccagatgggcctccttgggcctgatccagcagggctgtccttatgaagTTGAAGGCATTCTCATTTCCACAGGCCTCCCCCGGATTCTGGATGTATTCCTTCCTCTCACCCTGCTGTGTTTCAGTGATTGGGCTGGCATCCTGTGCAACTTTCCATCTGCCTTTGAAGGAAGCGTGCCTGAAGTTGCCCAGGCCTCTCTTGCACAAACCCACACAACTGCAAGACCCCTCTGGGACTGGTCTGGACTGGAGTCCACAGGAATCAGCCCTcttgaaaacaatcctggagaGGTTCATGGCTTAATAGTGTGgagaggatggggggaggggtgttgggCAAAGTCTCCAGGAATCGCTTCAGTCAGTGATGGCAACTTGAGGATGAGCCAGTGCTGAATCTGCCACCCATCAAGTGCAGTCCTTATCGGAACCAATGGAAGGAA of the Hemicordylus capensis ecotype Gifberg chromosome 3, rHemCap1.1.pri, whole genome shotgun sequence genome contains:
- the LOC128349531 gene encoding olfactory receptor 51H1-like encodes the protein MSAINRFNDSIVKTHHSFILTGIPGMEEHNSWMAFPLGLLYVLTLLGNITILFVIKTEQSLHEPMYIFLSILACSDLGLAMTTMPTMLSVYWFDSKQISFNTCITQMFFIHSFQWIESGILVAMAFDRFIAICYPLRYTTLLPNSAIGKIGIAVLFRGCAICFPAPFLIKRLPFCRSNVLSHSYCLHQDAMKLACADTKVNMLYGLIVVICTLGLDIVIILVSYVLILKMVLSIASHKERLKALNTCVSHICAILIFYVPMIGVTMVHRFGRHLSPICHMMLANIYIVVPPVLNPIVYSVKTQQIRRRILLLGSSVSSCCRQPKRTQWPAPSVPVSRRNPPPKALHSSHAAL